From the genome of Sphingobacterium kitahiroshimense, one region includes:
- a CDS encoding IS3 family transposase (programmed frameshift) translates to MKKTRFTETQIVRALKEGEEGRKTDDICRELEISKATFYNWKSRYGGMEASDVKRLKELEEENARLKKMFAELSMNHDILKEVITKKGLGLRQQKQLTQEIVLDHGLSVAGACKLTGMCRSQYYYVSKKDDSAVMAALNDLSSKHPVYGFRKLYAYLRREGKPWNHKKVYRVYKLLNMNKKRRVKRRLPVREKQPLEQQVSINQKWSMDFMSDSLASGNRFRTFNVMDDCSREILCIEVATSISSVRVTRALEQIIDWRGKPLCLRVDNGPEFTSHHFDLWCKSQGIAIQFIQPGKPMQNGYIERFNRSYRKEILDAYLFFNLAEVREHTQIWMHEYNNNRPHEGLGNLTPTELSKNIRHKQQINQLVT, encoded by the exons ATGAAAAAGACACGTTTTACAGAAACACAGATTGTAAGAGCTCTCAAAGAGGGAGAAGAAGGTAGAAAGACGGATGATATCTGCCGGGAGCTTGAGATTAGCAAAGCCACCTTTTATAACTGGAAAAGCCGTTACGGTGGCATGGAAGCATCTGATGTCAAGCGCCTGAAGGAACTTGAAGAAGAAAATGCACGCCTGAAAAAGATGTTTGCCGAGCTGAGTATGAACCATGATATCCTAAAAGAAGTCATCACAAAAAAAG GGTTGGGGCTCCGGCAACAAAAACAGTTAACTCAGGAAATTGTCCTAGATCACGGTTTGAGTGTCGCCGGAGCCTGTAAATTGACAGGTATGTGCCGTTCACAATATTACTATGTTAGCAAGAAAGACGACAGTGCCGTGATGGCAGCATTAAATGATCTGTCCTCCAAACATCCTGTATATGGATTTCGAAAACTATATGCCTACTTGCGCAGAGAAGGTAAACCCTGGAACCATAAGAAAGTATACAGGGTATATAAGCTGCTCAATATGAATAAGAAGAGACGTGTCAAACGTCGGCTTCCTGTTCGGGAGAAACAACCTTTGGAACAACAGGTCAGCATTAATCAAAAATGGAGCATGGACTTTATGAGCGATAGCTTGGCAAGCGGAAACAGATTTAGAACCTTTAATGTGATGGATGACTGTTCCCGTGAAATATTGTGTATCGAAGTAGCTACCTCTATTTCTTCTGTACGGGTCACCCGGGCACTGGAACAAATCATAGACTGGCGAGGTAAGCCGCTCTGTCTGCGTGTAGATAATGGCCCCGAATTCACCAGTCATCATTTTGATCTCTGGTGTAAAAGTCAAGGCATCGCGATTCAATTTATTCAGCCCGGCAAACCTATGCAAAACGGTTATATCGAACGTTTTAATCGAAGTTATCGAAAAGAAATTTTGGATGCTTATTTATTTTTCAACCTGGCAGAAGTCCGAGAACATACCCAAATATGGATGCATGAATATAATAACAACAGGCCTCACGAAGGACTTGGCAATCTTACACCAACGGAATTATCAAAAAATATTAGACACAAACAACAAATAAATCAATTAGTAACGTAA
- a CDS encoding beta-N-acetylhexosaminidase family protein — MMNKKIIYGLLGAVILSGSLKLGYAQQKNFETATVSTLPSIFPSPVFMELQGESFPIGQTITLVALPEVSEYTKATVVKMLNKAGVKNVNTTQKIPKSIRGTVVVLGVSKNGEGKALLNNNQAILDAHKEGYVISSGKKDQGFLISLMGHDAHGLFHATQSFAQLITSAFFPSLLIQDYPAQPIRGSVEGFYGKPWTMLEREQHLLFLSSVKANTYVYTPKDDPYARDRWRQPYPADTLSELGRIAKIATDNHINFVYAISPGPTICFSCKTDFDLLKDKVNALRSVGVRSFYLALDDIEYQKWNCNQDSITFGKSGPEAAAVAQSSLLNKLQDYIKGVDPEAPNLIMVPTEYYDAKETPYKAALRKNLNQDIVVQWTGTDVVPPSISINDAKAATKVFGKPTLLWDNYPVNDYAESKGRLLLAPYDRREAGLSKQLAGILSNPMNQEAASRVAISGVAAFAWNDQDYDASRTWTFAARQLAGNNPKTTQALLLFFDTQHLAPTFGTHPWQVQAPALKLILDKFRDALSYGNKDDRAQAIKSLINHAHEFRNAPNIIRSGTIDKGFVREAGPWLDAMAIWGEALESVVLGLQEVEMGKSNSIGYFDKADELAKKAAVIPSTPGATRFEGPVKIADGVLDVFIKDAPKLLYIAKGSK; from the coding sequence ATGATGAATAAAAAAATTATATATGGTTTATTAGGGGCAGTTATTTTAAGCGGAAGTTTAAAATTGGGGTATGCTCAGCAAAAGAATTTTGAAACCGCTACGGTATCAACCCTTCCTTCTATATTTCCCTCACCTGTGTTTATGGAACTTCAAGGCGAGAGCTTCCCTATCGGACAGACCATTACTTTAGTTGCATTACCAGAGGTTAGTGAGTATACTAAGGCTACAGTAGTGAAGATGCTGAACAAGGCAGGAGTGAAGAATGTGAATACAACCCAAAAGATTCCAAAGTCAATTCGAGGTACAGTAGTGGTTTTAGGGGTGAGCAAAAATGGAGAAGGAAAAGCTCTTCTTAACAACAACCAGGCAATTTTAGATGCTCATAAAGAAGGTTACGTAATTTCTAGTGGAAAAAAAGATCAAGGTTTTTTAATATCACTAATGGGGCATGATGCGCATGGTCTATTTCATGCCACACAAAGCTTCGCACAGTTAATCACAAGCGCTTTCTTTCCATCACTATTGATTCAAGATTACCCAGCTCAGCCTATCCGCGGTTCGGTGGAAGGGTTCTACGGGAAACCCTGGACTATGTTAGAGCGCGAGCAACATTTATTATTTTTATCCTCTGTTAAAGCCAATACCTACGTGTATACGCCAAAAGATGATCCTTACGCTAGAGATAGATGGAGACAGCCTTATCCAGCGGACACATTATCAGAACTTGGCCGTATAGCAAAGATTGCAACCGATAATCATATCAACTTTGTTTATGCAATATCGCCTGGTCCAACGATTTGTTTTTCATGTAAAACAGATTTTGATCTATTAAAAGACAAAGTAAATGCGTTAAGAAGTGTGGGTGTGCGTAGTTTTTATTTGGCATTAGATGATATTGAGTATCAAAAATGGAATTGTAATCAAGACTCGATTACTTTTGGAAAATCTGGCCCCGAAGCTGCCGCGGTAGCACAATCTTCATTATTAAATAAATTGCAGGACTATATCAAGGGAGTAGATCCTGAGGCGCCAAATTTAATTATGGTTCCCACCGAGTATTATGATGCCAAAGAAACTCCGTATAAAGCCGCATTACGTAAAAATTTAAATCAAGATATCGTTGTTCAATGGACAGGAACTGATGTCGTTCCGCCATCAATTTCAATAAATGATGCAAAAGCGGCTACTAAGGTTTTTGGAAAACCAACATTGCTCTGGGATAATTATCCTGTAAATGACTATGCAGAATCTAAAGGAAGGCTTCTTTTAGCTCCATATGATAGAAGGGAAGCAGGGTTATCAAAACAGCTTGCCGGTATTTTGTCCAATCCAATGAATCAGGAAGCTGCTAGTAGAGTGGCAATATCGGGAGTGGCTGCTTTTGCCTGGAATGATCAAGATTACGATGCTTCTCGTACTTGGACATTTGCTGCGCGTCAATTAGCTGGAAATAATCCAAAAACCACTCAGGCATTATTGCTGTTTTTCGATACCCAGCACTTAGCCCCAACATTTGGAACACACCCTTGGCAAGTGCAAGCACCAGCATTAAAGTTAATTTTAGATAAGTTTAGAGATGCTCTTTCTTATGGTAATAAAGATGACCGTGCGCAGGCTATTAAAAGTCTAATAAATCATGCTCATGAATTTAGAAATGCTCCAAATATTATTCGTTCAGGAACAATTGATAAAGGTTTTGTCCGTGAAGCTGGACCATGGTTAGATGCGATGGCAATATGGGGAGAGGCTTTAGAATCTGTTGTCCTAGGTTTGCAGGAGGTAGAAATGGGTAAAAGTAATAGTATCGGTTATTTTGATAAAGCTGATGAACTCGCTAAAAAGGCGGCGGTTATTCCATCAACACCAGGTGCGACTCGCTTTGAAGGGCCAGTTAAAATTGCAGACGGAGTGTTGGATGTATTTATTAAGGATGCACCAAAATTACTTTATATAGCAAAAGGTAGTAAGTAG
- a CDS encoding family 20 glycosylhydrolase produces MSYQPYKKSIWLSTTMALLTANLFAQSPANIENKISVRWEVPTGISLKKNPTSKLIIKNTDSQQIALKDWSLWFNFIRGIDAKSVDSRFKLSHRNGDLFQIEFAKNNLTLQPKDTIEINFTTLGGLINYTDGPIGLYVSYDGKDTYADIKNYEAQRNTFTAEQRKAYLEQKFASNELLSKGSQQDILPLPAQASFDKTKSFKLTNTVSINSDNDFNNEAGLFIQFLKEQTGIQAQKSTSKDAQIKIVKTAGFEDEAYTLNIDSKGIEIKASTATGAFYGLQSLKSLIPAAAWSTTNKSLNFPYAQVKDQPRFPYRGLMLDVARNFHSKAEVLRILDAMAQYKLNKFHFHFIDDEGWRLEIPGLPELTEVGSVRSANFKDGKAIQPAYGSGAVAKEKQYLSTQDYIEILRYAAARHIDVIPEIETPGHARAAIKSMEARYNKLKKAGDLKGAEEYLLHDPEDLSVYNSAQNWNDNVLNPALPSSYHFLSKVIDEVKKMHEQAGVPLKIIDLGGDETPAGVWEKSPKIEAFMKENNITSVHDVWPYYINRINELCHSKGLIMSGWEEMGMKNFGKGMDVNPALADHNINLNVWNNLIGGGQEDLAYRLANAGYKVVFTSAYNNYLDMTWDHNFAEPGHSWVGLVDINKTYSFAPENYFINLFKDNSGNELPKDFAKNKVHLTEKGKANFLGVKAGLWSEKINNDTRLEEMIFPRLLAVADRGWAPEQSWENGENFDHQTYQKSYAGFMQKLGNDELKKLDKLNKGYHYRVPAVGVKLIDGKLTANTDYPGFKIYYSEDNTEPTLKSKEYKGAIPFNSKSTYKFRVITPIGDLGIVSTY; encoded by the coding sequence ATGAGTTATCAACCGTATAAAAAGTCCATTTGGCTGTCTACTACAATGGCATTGTTGACAGCAAATCTCTTTGCCCAGTCTCCTGCAAACATTGAAAATAAGATTTCAGTACGCTGGGAAGTTCCAACAGGAATAAGTTTAAAGAAAAACCCGACGTCTAAATTAATCATTAAAAACACAGACAGTCAGCAAATTGCACTTAAAGATTGGTCACTATGGTTTAATTTCATCCGTGGAATAGACGCAAAATCTGTTGATTCCCGTTTTAAGTTGTCACATCGTAATGGAGATTTATTCCAGATCGAATTTGCAAAAAACAATTTAACGCTACAGCCCAAAGATACCATTGAAATCAATTTTACAACACTCGGTGGCCTGATAAATTATACAGATGGACCAATCGGGCTTTACGTAAGCTATGATGGTAAAGACACTTATGCGGACATCAAAAACTATGAAGCACAGCGCAATACCTTTACGGCAGAACAGCGTAAAGCCTATTTAGAGCAGAAGTTTGCGAGCAATGAACTTCTTTCTAAAGGCTCGCAGCAAGATATTCTTCCGCTACCGGCGCAAGCAAGCTTTGATAAAACAAAGTCATTTAAATTGACAAATACCGTTTCAATCAATAGCGATAATGATTTTAATAATGAAGCGGGTTTATTCATACAGTTCTTAAAAGAACAAACAGGAATACAGGCACAGAAAAGCACGAGTAAAGACGCTCAAATCAAGATCGTTAAAACTGCAGGCTTTGAAGATGAGGCTTATACATTGAATATTGATAGCAAAGGAATCGAAATTAAAGCAAGTACCGCAACGGGTGCATTCTACGGCTTACAGTCATTAAAATCTTTAATTCCTGCCGCAGCATGGAGCACGACGAATAAATCATTGAATTTCCCATATGCTCAGGTAAAAGATCAGCCCCGTTTCCCGTATCGTGGTCTCATGCTGGATGTGGCACGTAATTTCCATAGCAAAGCTGAGGTACTTCGTATTTTGGATGCAATGGCGCAGTACAAACTGAATAAATTTCACTTCCACTTCATCGATGATGAGGGCTGGCGTTTAGAAATTCCAGGACTACCTGAATTGACTGAGGTCGGTAGTGTACGCTCTGCCAACTTTAAAGATGGAAAAGCCATACAACCGGCCTATGGATCTGGAGCGGTAGCAAAAGAAAAACAATATCTAAGCACGCAGGACTATATCGAGATTTTACGTTATGCCGCGGCAAGACATATTGATGTCATTCCAGAAATTGAAACTCCGGGACATGCACGTGCTGCGATAAAATCAATGGAAGCGCGTTACAATAAACTTAAAAAAGCAGGAGACCTTAAAGGTGCGGAAGAATATTTATTACATGATCCGGAAGACCTATCGGTTTACAACTCTGCACAGAACTGGAACGACAACGTTTTAAATCCTGCCTTACCTTCTTCGTACCATTTCTTAAGTAAGGTAATCGATGAAGTGAAAAAAATGCATGAACAAGCCGGAGTACCTTTAAAGATCATCGATCTAGGTGGTGATGAAACGCCTGCCGGCGTCTGGGAAAAATCTCCAAAGATCGAAGCTTTCATGAAAGAAAATAACATCACATCCGTGCATGATGTGTGGCCATATTACATTAACCGTATTAATGAATTATGCCACTCTAAAGGTTTGATCATGTCAGGTTGGGAAGAAATGGGGATGAAAAATTTCGGAAAGGGAATGGATGTAAATCCAGCACTAGCAGACCATAACATCAACTTAAACGTCTGGAATAACCTGATCGGTGGTGGACAGGAAGATTTAGCGTACCGCCTAGCGAATGCAGGTTACAAAGTTGTCTTTACTTCTGCCTATAACAACTATCTGGACATGACCTGGGACCATAACTTTGCTGAGCCGGGACATAGCTGGGTAGGATTGGTTGATATTAACAAAACATACTCGTTTGCTCCGGAAAACTATTTTATTAACCTGTTCAAAGACAATTCAGGAAACGAGTTACCGAAAGATTTCGCAAAAAATAAGGTGCATTTAACGGAAAAAGGCAAAGCAAACTTCTTGGGTGTTAAAGCTGGACTTTGGTCTGAAAAAATAAATAACGATACGCGTCTTGAAGAAATGATTTTTCCACGCTTATTGGCAGTTGCCGATCGTGGATGGGCTCCGGAGCAAAGCTGGGAAAATGGCGAAAATTTTGATCATCAGACATACCAAAAAAGCTATGCTGGATTTATGCAGAAGTTAGGTAATGATGAATTGAAGAAATTAGATAAATTAAATAAAGGGTATCATTATCGTGTACCTGCTGTGGGAGTAAAATTGATCGATGGAAAGTTAACAGCCAACACCGACTACCCAGGTTTTAAAATTTACTACAGTGAAGATAACACGGAACCTACTTTAAAAT
- a CDS encoding AAA family ATPase: MINAQWFEVYTQLAEEILTIFETHEEPSGSLFSILLSHPEFVEENQSWLDRISESQNNTIDPIHLFSSFNDSTLTDKKRIKTLNLIFKILGSSFNYDNIDFLGCPTPSMFYINAPRDTKIVAEIWKVFFEIMQKGKSALSQKLFGRLKFWYGIDLPTFTIFLFWIKSDTFLPLDKNTVNYLMGRELILTEPKNFHEYLALLNNPLIEGYRELSITALGFITPLNVDTYQRVSISKISKPKSRKPEIINYQVPETPTKDFSDCRIIGIYLHELTPRKIRKVLDSGEYFFYKAFSYNPTENSVLFFPEKDLRIYHQQDLSINISAIVGENGSGKSTICELIFMALNNLANKSKAIPGRLSFVDGLHMDLFVISGSLYKIKLGAEITIERFSYDDKQFKYISSKPINLEHFSFEQFFYTIAVNYAQYGLNSMQVGQWIKNMFDKNDQYQVPITLTPFRDAGNININRENDLLASRLLANLLMQTGEEDENLGIENVRKLTKDKYAQKIEISLDRQKIQTIYKQGNTVIMRKDLEKYWLDVLTQFVISFDIKSIYPKELPDRILTYQQAAWVYILKKLITISITYSQYNSYFDPVKNEFKNLKTYLDRLATNYTHVTHKLFQAIHYLEYDHVQKHQKVRLASFEISLDSLSNDIYNSRSRANDERLDIIHFLPPPIFKSEVVLTGGIIFSSLSSGQKQKIYSINSIIYHLKNIDSITSDSGLIPYRFANIIFDEVELYFHPEMQKNYVDYFLSYLKLIKFKRISGLNILFVTHSPFILSDIPAENILFLGSDENIKIRTLGANIHHLLSESFFLKSFMGDYIRKNINDLISYYTLIDYKHDEDLRKELWTEPTALSFIKSIGEPLIRDRLLDLHKEKFPPAQDDLVKTLMERIKQLENEKNKS; encoded by the coding sequence ATGATAAATGCACAGTGGTTTGAGGTTTATACCCAGCTGGCCGAAGAAATCTTAACTATCTTTGAAACACATGAGGAGCCTAGTGGATCGCTATTTAGTATTCTGTTATCTCACCCTGAATTTGTAGAAGAAAACCAATCTTGGCTTGACCGCATTTCGGAAAGTCAAAACAATACTATAGATCCAATCCATTTATTTTCGAGCTTCAATGACAGTACTCTTACTGACAAAAAGCGTATAAAAACGTTAAATCTTATTTTCAAAATCCTCGGTTCTAGCTTCAATTATGATAATATTGACTTTCTTGGATGTCCCACACCATCAATGTTCTATATCAACGCACCAAGGGATACTAAAATAGTCGCTGAAATTTGGAAAGTTTTTTTTGAGATTATGCAAAAAGGCAAATCTGCTCTTTCTCAAAAGCTATTTGGTCGATTAAAATTTTGGTATGGCATAGATTTACCTACTTTTACTATTTTTCTGTTTTGGATTAAATCAGACACCTTTCTTCCACTTGACAAAAATACAGTTAACTATCTCATGGGAAGGGAGCTGATTTTAACAGAACCAAAGAATTTCCATGAGTATCTTGCCTTACTGAATAATCCGCTTATCGAAGGTTACCGAGAGCTAAGCATTACTGCTTTAGGTTTTATCACTCCCTTAAATGTTGATACTTATCAGCGTGTTTCAATTTCAAAAATCTCAAAGCCGAAATCGCGAAAACCTGAAATAATTAATTATCAGGTGCCGGAAACCCCTACCAAAGATTTTTCTGACTGTAGGATTATTGGAATCTATCTTCATGAACTGACTCCAAGGAAAATCCGGAAAGTGCTTGATTCAGGCGAATATTTCTTTTATAAAGCTTTTTCCTACAATCCCACAGAGAACAGTGTTCTCTTTTTTCCTGAAAAAGATTTGCGGATTTATCATCAGCAGGATTTGTCCATCAATATTTCTGCAATAGTTGGCGAAAATGGTTCAGGTAAATCTACGATCTGTGAATTGATTTTTATGGCCTTAAACAATTTGGCAAACAAGAGTAAGGCGATTCCAGGAAGATTAAGTTTTGTCGACGGGCTACACATGGATCTTTTTGTAATATCTGGAAGCCTATACAAGATCAAGCTTGGAGCTGAAATAACAATTGAGCGCTTCTCTTATGATGACAAGCAGTTCAAATATATTTCGTCGAAACCGATAAATTTAGAACATTTCAGCTTCGAACAGTTTTTTTACACTATAGCAGTAAATTATGCTCAGTATGGATTAAATTCCATGCAGGTGGGACAGTGGATCAAGAATATGTTCGATAAAAATGATCAATACCAAGTGCCAATTACCTTAACACCATTTCGCGATGCAGGAAATATTAACATTAACAGGGAAAATGATCTATTGGCATCAAGGCTACTAGCCAACCTTTTGATGCAAACTGGTGAGGAAGACGAAAATTTAGGTATAGAAAACGTTCGAAAACTTACCAAGGATAAATATGCACAAAAAATTGAAATATCGTTAGATCGGCAAAAAATACAGACGATATATAAACAAGGCAATACTGTGATCATGCGGAAGGATCTGGAAAAGTATTGGTTAGATGTGCTAACACAGTTCGTAATTTCATTCGATATTAAATCAATTTACCCTAAGGAACTTCCTGATAGGATTTTGACCTACCAACAGGCGGCATGGGTTTATATTCTGAAAAAACTGATAACCATCTCGATTACCTATTCGCAGTATAACTCCTATTTTGATCCCGTAAAAAATGAATTCAAAAATCTTAAAACTTATTTGGATCGTTTAGCTACAAACTACACACATGTAACTCATAAATTGTTCCAGGCAATCCACTACTTGGAATACGATCATGTCCAAAAACATCAAAAAGTTCGTCTAGCCAGTTTTGAAATATCTTTGGATTCTCTATCCAATGACATCTATAACTCAAGATCAAGGGCAAATGATGAGAGACTTGATATTATTCATTTTCTTCCACCTCCAATATTTAAGTCCGAAGTCGTCCTTACAGGCGGGATCATTTTCAGCTCGCTTTCCTCGGGACAAAAGCAAAAAATCTATTCTATAAACTCGATCATCTACCATCTTAAGAATATCGATTCAATAACCAGTGACTCTGGACTTATTCCTTACCGATTTGCCAATATCATATTCGATGAAGTTGAGCTTTATTTCCATCCGGAAATGCAGAAAAATTACGTAGATTATTTTTTGAGCTATCTGAAACTGATTAAATTTAAGCGCATTTCTGGTTTGAACATTCTTTTTGTAACGCATTCACCTTTTATCCTGTCGGACATTCCTGCAGAGAATATTCTTTTTTTAGGTAGCGATGAAAATATTAAGATCAGAACTTTGGGAGCTAACATTCACCATCTGCTGTCAGAGAGTTTTTTTCTCAAAAGTTTTATGGGTGATTACATTAGAAAAAACATTAATGATCTGATCAGTTATTACACTCTGATAGATTATAAACATGACGAGGATTTAAGAAAGGAATTATGGACTGAGCCAACAGCGCTAAGTTTCATTAAGAGCATTGGTGAGCCCCTTATCAGAGATAGACTTCTTGACTTACATAAGGAAAAGTTTCCGCCCGCGCAGGATGACCTCGTTAAGACTTTAATGGAAAGAATAAAACAACTGGAAAATGAGAAGAATAAAAGTTGA
- a CDS encoding DUF3805 domain-containing protein produces the protein MESFQMEVERNIFILNHQFQCNFRYMDYNYFISNQEWIEFSYPSNLVYVEELEGTYLFYTEQTGSFRITPLEIQSINFNTDDYLVDLCKENNGTILKNDVGHKYLYYISSSENNDSALKIFNWIFADDNKIVYCSYTIDAISIAAPEIVEEHKEINKIIANLQIGKIIRIG, from the coding sequence ATGGAATCATTCCAGATGGAAGTAGAGCGAAATATATTTATCTTAAATCATCAATTTCAATGTAATTTTAGATATATGGATTATAATTATTTTATTTCTAATCAAGAGTGGATAGAATTTAGTTATCCTAGTAATTTGGTTTATGTTGAAGAGTTAGAGGGAACTTACCTTTTCTATACTGAACAAACAGGAAGTTTTAGAATCACACCATTAGAAATACAATCTATTAATTTTAACACGGACGACTATTTAGTTGATTTATGTAAAGAGAATAATGGGACTATACTGAAAAATGATGTCGGGCACAAATATCTTTATTATATCTCTTCATCGGAAAATAATGATTCTGCTTTAAAAATTTTTAACTGGATCTTCGCAGATGATAATAAGATAGTCTATTGTAGTTACACAATTGATGCTATCAGCATAGCTGCCCCGGAGATAGTCGAAGAACATAAGGAAATTAATAAAATAATAGCAAATTTACAGATCGGAAAAATAATCCGTATAGGATAG